Proteins from a genomic interval of Clostridium cochlearium:
- a CDS encoding aspartate/glutamate racemase family protein, with product MSKIVGIIGGMGPKATADLYNKIVDYTDAKVDQDHLHVIIEGNAKIPDRTNYILGKGENPLGELIKTGERLKNAGADFLIMPCNTAHYFYDELYEKLNVPFINMIEEVGKYILDKHGKIKVGLLATLGTYEGKVYEKYCNRLGLDIVAPSKEIREKVSNAVYIVKGGQREFTKEFAMDMLKEFKEKHINVIILGCTELPLIFQPLENELKEFEFISSTDILAKQTIKRVKK from the coding sequence ATGAGTAAAATAGTAGGCATAATTGGGGGAATGGGGCCAAAAGCCACAGCCGACCTTTATAATAAAATTGTAGATTATACAGATGCAAAAGTAGATCAAGATCACTTGCATGTTATAATCGAAGGGAATGCTAAAATACCTGATAGAACAAACTATATATTGGGGAAAGGAGAAAATCCTTTAGGGGAACTTATAAAAACTGGAGAAAGACTCAAAAATGCAGGAGCAGATTTTTTAATAATGCCCTGTAATACAGCTCATTATTTTTATGATGAATTATATGAAAAACTTAATGTGCCATTTATTAATATGATAGAAGAAGTTGGAAAATATATTTTAGACAAACATGGAAAAATAAAAGTTGGCCTTTTAGCAACACTTGGAACCTATGAAGGCAAGGTATATGAAAAGTATTGTAATAGATTAGGGTTAGATATAGTTGCACCAAGTAAAGAAATAAGGGAAAAGGTATCAAATGCAGTATATATAGTAAAAGGTGGGCAAAGAGAGTTTACAAAGGAATTTGCAATGGACATGTTAAAAGAGTTTAAGGAAAAACATATAAATGTAATTATATTAGGTTGCACTGAACTACCTTTAATATTTCAACCGTTAGAAAATGAACTAAAAGAATTTGAGTTTATATCTTCTACAGATATTTTAGCTAAGCAAACAATAAAGAGGGTGAAAAAATAG
- a CDS encoding aspartate ammonia-lyase gives MQYRLESDSVGEKRIPKDAYYGVQSLRAHENFMITGRKVHKEMIKALAEVKKAAAMTNMQIELLSKKIGNAIVKACDEIVEGKLEEQFITDPIQGGAGTSMNMNLNEVIANRAIEILGGEKGDYSIVHPNDHVNMGQSTNDVIPTGGKIATIRLLDRALVSLQNLVDALTDKSKEFDHVIKMGRTQMQDAVPIRLGQEFRAYSNAIKRDLVRIKRAKEELYHVNIGATAIGTGINADEQYVENITPNLSKVTALDLIQCEDLVDGTQNLDCFASVSSNLKVCALSLSKIANDLRLMSSGPRTGFGEINLPAKQNGSSIMPGKVNPVIAEVVNQVAFSIVGNDVTITMAVEAGQLELNAFEPVLYYKLFESIETLKNGVDTFIDNCIKDITANEERCKKLVDNSVGIITAICPHVGYKKAAKVAKTAIQTGESVKELVLKENLLSEKELDTILDPFGMTEPGISGKELLKK, from the coding sequence ATGCAATACAGATTAGAAAGTGATTCAGTAGGTGAAAAAAGAATACCAAAGGATGCTTATTATGGTGTTCAAAGCCTTAGAGCCCATGAAAATTTTATGATAACAGGCAGAAAAGTTCATAAAGAAATGATAAAAGCGTTAGCTGAAGTAAAAAAAGCAGCAGCTATGACAAATATGCAAATAGAACTTTTAAGTAAAAAAATAGGTAATGCTATTGTAAAAGCTTGTGATGAAATAGTTGAAGGAAAGTTAGAAGAACAGTTTATAACTGATCCTATACAAGGTGGCGCAGGTACATCTATGAATATGAATTTAAATGAAGTAATTGCAAACAGAGCAATAGAAATATTAGGTGGAGAAAAAGGAGATTACAGTATAGTTCATCCTAATGATCATGTAAATATGGGACAATCTACCAATGATGTTATTCCTACAGGTGGGAAAATAGCAACCATAAGATTGTTAGATAGAGCATTAGTATCATTGCAAAATTTAGTAGATGCACTTACAGATAAATCTAAGGAATTTGATCATGTTATAAAAATGGGAAGAACTCAAATGCAAGATGCTGTTCCAATTAGATTAGGACAAGAATTTAGAGCATATTCAAATGCTATAAAAAGAGACCTAGTTAGAATTAAGAGAGCAAAAGAAGAGTTATACCATGTAAATATTGGAGCTACTGCTATAGGTACAGGTATAAATGCTGATGAGCAGTATGTGGAAAATATTACTCCGAATTTATCAAAAGTAACAGCATTGGATTTAATTCAATGTGAGGATTTAGTAGATGGAACTCAAAACTTAGATTGTTTTGCTTCAGTATCATCAAATTTAAAAGTTTGTGCTTTAAGTTTATCTAAGATAGCTAATGATTTAAGACTTATGTCATCAGGACCTAGAACTGGTTTTGGAGAAATAAATTTACCAGCAAAACAAAATGGATCATCTATAATGCCTGGAAAAGTAAATCCTGTAATAGCTGAAGTGGTAAATCAAGTTGCATTTAGCATTGTAGGAAATGATGTAACCATTACTATGGCTGTTGAAGCTGGACAGCTAGAATTAAATGCTTTTGAGCCAGTGCTTTATTATAAATTGTTTGAGTCTATTGAAACATTAAAAAATGGTGTAGATACATTTATTGATAATTGTATAAAAGATATAACAGCTAATGAAGAAAGATGTAAAAAATTAGTTGATAATAGTGTTGGAATAATTACAGCAATATGTCCTCATGTAGGATATAAAAAAGCTGCTAAAGTAGCAAAAACTGCTATACAGACTGGAGAATCTGTAAAAGAACTTGTACTAAAAGAAAATCTATTATCAGAAAAAGAGTTAGATACAATACTTGATCCATTTGGAATGACTGAACCAGGTATATCAGGTAAAGAACTTTTGAAAAAATAA
- a CDS encoding MalY/PatB family protein yields the protein MYNFNEIVERKNTSAVKWDKPQILYNRSDIIPMGIADMDFRTAPEIIEAIKNRTEHGVFGYSYLDEEYYNSLINWLDRIHNFKVEEEWVCTAPTIVAAISWMIQSYTEEGDKIIIQPPVYHQFKRCIESNNRIIVNNPLKYENNKYFMDFEDLESKIDSKVKMMILCNPHNPGGRVWKQEELKKLGDICLKHNILMLSDEIHCDLIFKGYKHIPIINVDKKFEDISLICISPTKTFNLAALHVSNVIIPNKDLRDKYLNTVYKNAVEGINVLGIEAMKAAYKHGEGWYRDMLKYVEDNYNFLCNYIEEKIPQLKVTKSEGTYLAWIDFRGLSMNCEQLREFMINEARVLFDEGYVFGKEGEGFQRINLACSRTILKEALDRICMAMENVNKL from the coding sequence ATGTATAATTTTAATGAAATAGTTGAAAGAAAAAATACGTCAGCGGTTAAATGGGATAAACCCCAAATACTATATAATAGGAGCGATATAATTCCTATGGGAATAGCTGACATGGATTTTAGAACTGCTCCTGAAATAATAGAAGCAATAAAAAATAGAACAGAACATGGAGTCTTTGGATATTCCTATTTAGATGAAGAGTATTATAATTCCTTAATAAATTGGCTGGATAGAATACATAATTTTAAAGTAGAAGAGGAATGGGTATGCACTGCACCTACAATAGTTGCAGCTATAAGTTGGATGATTCAAAGCTATACAGAAGAAGGAGATAAGATAATAATACAACCTCCTGTATATCATCAATTTAAAAGATGTATAGAGAGTAATAATCGTATTATAGTAAATAATCCTTTAAAATATGAAAATAATAAATATTTTATGGATTTTGAAGACTTAGAAAGTAAAATAGATTCAAAGGTAAAAATGATGATTTTATGTAATCCACATAATCCAGGGGGAAGAGTTTGGAAACAAGAGGAGTTAAAAAAATTAGGTGATATATGCCTAAAGCATAATATATTAATGTTATCTGATGAAATACATTGTGATTTGATATTTAAGGGGTATAAACATATACCTATAATTAATGTAGATAAAAAATTTGAGGACATATCTTTGATATGTATTTCCCCTACAAAAACTTTTAATTTAGCAGCACTTCATGTTTCAAATGTTATTATTCCTAATAAAGACTTAAGAGATAAATATTTAAATACAGTATATAAAAATGCAGTAGAAGGCATAAATGTGCTTGGAATAGAGGCTATGAAAGCAGCTTATAAGCATGGAGAAGGTTGGTATAGAGATATGCTTAAATATGTAGAAGATAATTATAATTTTCTATGTAATTATATAGAAGAAAAAATTCCACAATTAAAAGTAACTAAATCAGAAGGAACTTATTTAGCTTGGATAGATTTTAGGGGTTTATCCATGAATTGTGAACAGTTAAGAGAATTTATGATAAATGAAGCAAGAGTACTTTTTGATGAAGGATATGTATTTGGAAAAGAAGGGGAAGGTTTTCAGAGAATAAATTTAGCTTGTTCTAGAACAATTCTAAAAGAAGCTTTAGATAGAATATGTATGGCTATGGAAAATGTTAACAAACTGTGA
- a CDS encoding NADH peroxidase, translating into MKKFVCTVCGYVYEGDAAPERCPQCNVPSDKFVEQVEGELAWADEHVIGVAKGVDEEVIEGLRANFVGECTEVGMYLAMSRQADREGLPEVAEAYKRIAFEEAEHAAKFAELLGEVVTDSTKKNLEMRVEAEYGACSGKKELATLAKKLNLDAIHDTVHEMCKDEARHGKAFKGLLDRYFK; encoded by the coding sequence ATGAAAAAATTTGTATGTACAGTATGTGGATATGTTTATGAAGGGGATGCGGCACCAGAAAGATGTCCGCAATGTAATGTTCCATCAGATAAATTTGTAGAACAAGTTGAGGGAGAACTTGCTTGGGCAGACGAGCATGTAATAGGAGTTGCTAAGGGAGTAGATGAAGAAGTAATAGAAGGATTAAGAGCTAATTTTGTAGGAGAATGTACTGAGGTTGGAATGTATCTTGCAATGAGTAGGCAAGCAGATAGAGAAGGGTTACCAGAAGTTGCAGAAGCATATAAAAGAATCGCTTTTGAAGAAGCAGAACATGCTGCTAAATTTGCGGAATTATTAGGAGAGGTTGTAACAGATTCTACTAAGAAAAACTTAGAAATGAGAGTAGAAGCTGAATATGGAGCTTGTAGTGGTAAGAAAGAATTAGCAACTCTTGCTAAAAAATTAAATTTAGATGCAATACACGATACAGTTCATGAAATGTGTAAAGATGAAGCAAGACATGGTAAGGCATTTAAAGGTTTATTAGATAGATATTTTAAATAA
- a CDS encoding HAD family hydrolase, whose amino-acid sequence MYKLIALDIDGTLLNRDHEISSKTVNVIRKSMDRGIRVILVSGRDYSAAEPYIKKLETKDLFLGLNGATIYDNKGNIIHSEYLDRDIVEDIIEICEKEDIYIVLFIGNNTYVDEISDFMGIDNYVFNSIEVGQVSKFYKDENVTKILLTHKEEKLKPIKEKLDFKYGSRINTQFSLPQFLEIFNGEVNKGIALKRVCEKYEIPKEKIMAVGDWDNDITMIEYAGLGVAMGNGSSRLKKVADFITKSNEEDGAAYAIKKFVLKD is encoded by the coding sequence ATGTATAAATTAATAGCACTAGATATAGATGGCACTCTTTTAAATAGAGATCATGAAATTTCAAGTAAAACTGTGAATGTAATAAGGAAATCAATGGATAGAGGTATAAGAGTAATTTTAGTATCTGGTAGAGATTATTCTGCTGCTGAACCTTATATAAAAAAATTAGAAACAAAAGATTTGTTTTTAGGATTAAATGGGGCTACAATATATGATAATAAAGGGAACATTATTCATAGTGAATATTTAGATAGAGACATAGTAGAAGATATAATAGAAATATGTGAAAAAGAAGACATATATATTGTTCTTTTTATAGGTAATAATACCTATGTAGATGAAATTTCAGATTTTATGGGGATAGATAATTATGTATTTAATTCTATAGAAGTTGGACAAGTTTCAAAATTTTATAAAGATGAAAATGTAACAAAAATCCTTTTAACACATAAAGAAGAGAAGCTTAAACCTATTAAAGAAAAATTAGATTTTAAATATGGCAGTAGAATAAATACACAATTTTCATTACCCCAATTTTTAGAGATATTTAACGGAGAAGTAAATAAAGGAATTGCTTTAAAGAGAGTATGTGAAAAATATGAAATACCTAAAGAGAAAATTATGGCAGTAGGGGATTGGGATAATGACATAACAATGATAGAATATGCAGGATTAGGTGTTGCAATGGGAAATGGTTCATCAAGACTTAAAAAAGTGGCTGATTTTATAACAAAAAGCAATGAAGAGGATGGAGCAGCTTATGCTATTAAAAAATTTGTGCTAAAAGATTAA
- the thiC gene encoding phosphomethylpyrimidine synthase ThiC has protein sequence MNYTTQMDAAKKGIVTKEMEAVAEKEGIDIKELMERVAKGSVAIPANKNHKNLSAEGVGQGLRTKINVNLGISKDCCNVERELEKVKKAIDMKAEAIMDLSCFGKTQEFRRRLVEMSPAMIGTVPMYDAIGFYDKELKDITAEELLDVIETHAKDGVDFMTIHAGVNKESVEIFKRNERLTNIVSRGGSLLYAWMELNNRENPFYEYFDKVLDICEKYDVTISLGDACRPGSIHDSTDASQIKELMTLGELTKRAWKRNVQIIIEGPGHMSLDEIETNMKLEKKLCHNAPFYVLGPIVTDIAPGYDHITSAIGGAIAATYGADFLCYVTPAEHLRLPDLDDMKEGIIATKIAAHAADIAKGIKGAREWDNQMSAARKELDWEKMFDLAIDDEKARKYRKSSTPEVNDSCTMCGKMCAVRNMNKVMQGKDINILRNDDK, from the coding sequence ATGAATTACACAACTCAGATGGATGCTGCTAAAAAAGGAATAGTTACAAAGGAAATGGAAGCTGTAGCTGAAAAAGAAGGTATAGATATAAAAGAATTAATGGAGCGTGTGGCAAAAGGTAGTGTTGCTATACCAGCAAATAAAAATCACAAAAATTTAAGCGCTGAAGGAGTAGGACAAGGATTAAGAACTAAGATAAATGTAAACTTAGGAATATCAAAAGATTGTTGTAATGTGGAGAGAGAACTTGAAAAAGTAAAAAAAGCTATAGATATGAAAGCAGAAGCTATAATGGATTTAAGTTGTTTTGGAAAAACACAAGAATTTAGAAGAAGATTAGTAGAAATGTCTCCAGCTATGATAGGAACTGTTCCTATGTATGATGCTATTGGATTTTATGATAAAGAATTAAAAGATATCACTGCAGAAGAATTATTAGATGTAATAGAAACTCATGCAAAAGATGGAGTAGACTTTATGACTATACATGCAGGAGTTAACAAGGAATCTGTGGAGATATTTAAAAGAAATGAAAGACTTACTAATATAGTATCTAGAGGTGGATCTCTTCTTTATGCATGGATGGAGCTTAATAATAGAGAAAATCCTTTTTATGAGTACTTTGATAAAGTTCTTGATATATGTGAGAAATATGATGTTACAATAAGTTTAGGAGATGCTTGTAGACCTGGTTCAATACATGATTCTACAGATGCAAGTCAAATAAAAGAACTTATGACTTTAGGAGAATTAACTAAAAGAGCATGGAAAAGAAATGTTCAAATTATAATAGAAGGACCTGGACATATGTCCCTAGATGAAATAGAAACAAACATGAAATTAGAAAAAAAATTATGTCATAATGCACCTTTTTATGTATTAGGACCTATAGTTACAGATATAGCTCCTGGATATGATCATATTACAAGTGCTATAGGAGGAGCTATTGCAGCAACCTATGGAGCAGACTTTTTATGTTATGTAACACCTGCAGAACATCTAAGACTTCCAGATTTAGATGATATGAAGGAAGGAATAATAGCAACTAAAATAGCAGCTCATGCAGCAGATATTGCTAAAGGAATAAAAGGAGCAAGAGAGTGGGATAATCAAATGTCAGCTGCAAGAAAAGAATTAGATTGGGAAAAAATGTTTGATTTAGCTATAGATGATGAGAAAGCAAGAAAATATAGAAAGAGTTCTACCCCAGAAGTTAACGATAGTTGTACTATGTGTGGAAAAATGTGTGCTGTTAGAAATATGAATAAGGTTATGCAAGGAAAAGATATAAATATATTAAGAAACGATGATAAATAA
- a CDS encoding HesB-like protein, translated as MNIVTMSDIAYDEFLDFLKENGVKDNILRIHLAGMGCSGPVFNLVIDEEKPNDEVVKIHDVTFLIDKNLVSQFVGFVIECSEENGLGGFSLEPIVKPDTGGCSTCGGCH; from the coding sequence ATGAACATAGTTACCATGAGCGATATCGCTTATGACGAGTTCTTAGACTTTTTAAAAGAAAATGGTGTTAAAGATAATATTCTTAGAATACACTTAGCAGGTATGGGATGTAGCGGTCCTGTATTTAATCTTGTCATAGATGAAGAAAAACCAAACGATGAGGTAGTTAAAATTCATGACGTAACTTTTTTAATAGATAAAAATCTTGTTAGTCAATTCGTTGGATTTGTTATTGAATGCTCTGAGGAAAATGGATTAGGTGGATTTTCTTTAGAACCTATTGTAAAACCTGATACCGGTGGATGTTCTACTTGTGGTGGATGCCACTAA
- a CDS encoding tryptophan transporter gives MKLKDLVLTSVFLAIGFILHQVTPPLFLGMKPDFLLIMMFISIYLVDNYKTAMVIGLCSGVLTAMTTTFPGGQLPNFIDKIITCQIVYILFKILDNKFRNNINIVLVSMIGTFISGSIFLGSAFYIVGLPTSFKTLVLSVVLPATLINACVSFLLFKIVLTALTYSKSA, from the coding sequence ATGAAATTAAAAGATTTAGTATTAACTTCTGTATTTTTAGCGATTGGATTTATATTGCACCAAGTTACTCCACCTTTATTTTTAGGAATGAAACCAGACTTTTTATTAATAATGATGTTTATATCTATATATTTAGTAGATAATTATAAAACTGCCATGGTAATAGGATTATGTTCAGGGGTTCTAACAGCTATGACTACTACTTTTCCAGGAGGACAGTTACCTAATTTTATAGACAAAATAATAACTTGTCAGATTGTATATATATTGTTTAAAATATTAGATAATAAATTTAGAAATAATATAAATATAGTATTAGTATCTATGATAGGAACTTTTATAAGTGGATCTATATTTTTAGGATCAGCTTTTTATATAGTTGGACTTCCAACTTCTTTTAAAACATTAGTATTATCCGTTGTTTTACCTGCTACTTTAATTAATGCTTGTGTATCTTTTTTACTTTTTAAGATTGTATTAACTGCATTAACTTATTCAAAATCAGCTTAA
- a CDS encoding HutD family protein, giving the protein MSYSIEVIKKEEQKTSTWSGGTTTQLFIYPKNAEYKKLNFGWRLSSAKVIDEESTFSHLPNIWRYIMVLHGNLKLIHEDHHSVDLSPFEVDSFSGNWTTKSYGKVTDFNLMLSKDFTGNINAISLEKSTTFSIDKNLYHVEAFYSLAKDTYISINKKDPIKLNENDLLIITFDKNNSTDNISVYNNLKDTKIIRASINNK; this is encoded by the coding sequence TTGTCGTATTCTATTGAAGTAATAAAAAAAGAAGAACAAAAAACTAGCACTTGGTCTGGAGGAACTACTACCCAATTATTTATATATCCTAAAAATGCTGAATATAAAAAATTAAATTTTGGATGGAGATTAAGTTCTGCAAAAGTAATTGATGAAGAGTCTACTTTCTCTCATCTTCCCAATATTTGGAGATATATAATGGTTTTGCATGGTAATTTAAAACTTATTCATGAAGATCATCATAGTGTAGACTTGTCACCCTTTGAAGTAGATAGTTTCAGTGGTAATTGGACAACTAAAAGCTATGGAAAAGTAACAGACTTTAACTTAATGTTATCTAAAGACTTTACTGGAAATATAAATGCCATAAGTTTAGAAAAAAGCACTACATTTTCTATAGATAAAAATCTTTACCATGTAGAAGCTTTTTATTCTCTAGCTAAAGACACTTATATTTCTATAAATAAAAAAGATCCTATTAAATTAAATGAAAACGATTTGCTAATTATAACTTTTGATAAAAATAATTCTACAGATAATATTTCTGTATATAATAATCTAAAAGACACCAAAATAATAAGAGCATCTATAAATAATAAATAA
- a CDS encoding DUF4491 family protein — translation MNYYGIIIGFTFLFLTGIGHVIVIKSEYYFGTKVWPVFLMLAIISLLFSLKVDNNILSGILGINGFVFLWAILELFQQKERVKKGWFPDNPKKLL, via the coding sequence ATGAATTATTACGGAATAATTATAGGATTCACTTTTTTGTTTTTAACTGGAATAGGACATGTCATAGTTATTAAATCAGAATATTATTTTGGAACTAAAGTTTGGCCTGTGTTTTTAATGCTTGCTATTATCTCTTTACTTTTCTCTTTAAAAGTAGATAATAATATTCTATCTGGAATATTAGGTATAAATGGTTTTGTGTTTTTATGGGCAATATTAGAATTATTTCAACAAAAAGAAAGAGTTAAAAAAGGATGGTTTCCTGATAATCCAAAAAAATTGCTATAA
- a CDS encoding YjiH family protein, with protein sequence MENEVKVQYSLKEFLQFFVPSLIGILLFMIPISHNNEITIPIAVLSKSLQSLLENFLPAIMVLLISITFVFSTVAKLIRPKFILNNKFLNSLFNVSPLWFFIRIFGFIFAIATYFKIGPSWIGSEATGGLLLYDLLPVLFSIFLFAGMLLPLLLNFGLLEFFGVILNKVMRPIFTLPGRSSIDCIASWLGDGSIGVLLTSKQYEDGYYSKREAAVIGTTFSAVSITFSLVVISQVNLSHLFVPFYLAVTLAGVVAAIIIPRIPPLSRKPDTYYNNAKVDNSELVPKGYSSFQWGIIKAVDKAKTNTSTSNFLKDGMENILDMWLGVTPVVMAMGTFALILAEFTPIFKWLGMPFIPVLNLLRVPEAAAASQTLVVGFADMFLPSVIGATIANEMTRFIIACVSVTQLIYMSEVGGLLLGSKIPVSLKDLIIIFIQRTLITLPVVSLVAHIIF encoded by the coding sequence ATGGAAAATGAAGTTAAAGTTCAATATTCTTTAAAAGAATTTTTACAATTTTTTGTACCTTCTTTAATAGGAATATTACTTTTTATGATACCCATATCACATAATAATGAAATTACTATACCTATAGCTGTATTATCCAAATCTCTACAATCTTTATTAGAAAATTTCTTACCAGCTATAATGGTATTACTAATAAGTATAACTTTTGTTTTTAGTACAGTTGCAAAACTTATAAGACCTAAATTTATTCTAAATAATAAGTTTTTAAATTCCTTATTTAATGTTTCTCCATTATGGTTTTTTATTAGAATATTTGGTTTTATATTTGCAATAGCAACTTATTTTAAAATAGGTCCAAGCTGGATTGGAAGTGAAGCTACAGGTGGACTTTTACTATATGATCTTCTTCCAGTTCTGTTTTCTATCTTTTTATTTGCAGGTATGCTTTTACCACTACTGCTAAACTTTGGTTTATTAGAATTTTTTGGTGTTATTTTAAATAAAGTAATGCGTCCTATTTTTACATTGCCCGGTAGATCTTCTATAGATTGTATAGCTTCATGGCTTGGTGATGGCTCCATAGGTGTTTTACTAACTAGTAAACAATATGAAGATGGATATTATAGTAAAAGAGAAGCTGCGGTAATTGGCACAACCTTTTCAGCTGTATCTATAACCTTTAGTCTAGTAGTTATATCTCAAGTAAATCTTTCTCATTTATTTGTACCATTTTATTTGGCAGTCACCTTAGCTGGTGTAGTAGCCGCTATAATTATACCAAGAATTCCACCCCTTTCTAGAAAACCAGATACCTACTATAACAATGCAAAAGTAGATAATTCTGAACTAGTTCCTAAAGGATATAGTTCTTTTCAATGGGGTATAATAAAAGCTGTTGATAAAGCTAAAACTAACACCAGTACTTCTAATTTTTTAAAAGATGGAATGGAAAATATATTAGATATGTGGTTAGGTGTAACTCCTGTAGTTATGGCCATGGGAACTTTTGCTCTAATTTTAGCAGAATTCACACCTATTTTTAAATGGTTAGGAATGCCTTTTATTCCTGTATTAAATCTTTTAAGAGTGCCTGAAGCTGCGGCCGCTTCTCAAACACTCGTAGTTGGATTTGCTGACATGTTTTTACCTTCTGTAATAGGTGCTACTATAGCTAATGAAATGACTAGATTTATTATAGCTTGCGTTTCTGTTACTCAATTAATATATATGTCTGAAGTTGGTGGACTCCTATTAGGATCAAAAATCCCTGTATCTTTAAAAGATTTAATAATAATATTCATTCAACGTACTTTAATTACTCTACCAGTAGTTTCTTTAGTAGCCCATATTATATTTTGA
- the trxB gene encoding thioredoxin-disulfide reductase: protein MNKEEKMIDLIIIGTGPAGLTAAIYAARMRLDFIVLENELIGGQIRSTYSIENYPGFRSISGEELVNKIYDHAKDLGAKIDEFDEIQYIKLTDEEKIIETYDYVYKPKAVIIAAGAKYRPLPIPEEKKYHGNGIHHCELCDGEFYQDKDIIVVGGGNSALEGAIFLSRYAKNITMVHQFDYFQGEKSLQQEVFNNNKIKVIWNAEIRNAFGENKLEQVLVENLKTKEQYKINVDGIFVYIGMVPNTDLYKSYINLDERGYIIADENTKTNVEGVFAAGDVRTKQFRQLVTANSDGAIAALSAEKYISQKRRENND, encoded by the coding sequence ATGAATAAAGAAGAAAAGATGATAGACTTAATTATTATTGGAACTGGACCTGCAGGATTAACGGCAGCTATATATGCAGCTAGAATGAGATTAGATTTTATAGTATTAGAAAATGAATTAATTGGTGGACAAATAAGATCTACCTATTCCATAGAAAATTACCCAGGTTTTAGAAGTATATCTGGGGAAGAATTAGTAAATAAAATATATGATCATGCTAAAGATTTAGGAGCGAAAATAGATGAATTTGATGAAATACAATATATAAAACTAACAGATGAAGAAAAAATAATAGAAACTTATGATTACGTATATAAACCTAAAGCAGTTATAATAGCTGCAGGTGCTAAATATAGACCACTTCCTATTCCAGAAGAAAAAAAATATCATGGAAACGGAATTCATCATTGTGAATTGTGTGATGGAGAATTTTATCAAGACAAGGATATAATAGTAGTAGGAGGTGGAAATTCAGCTTTAGAAGGTGCAATATTTTTATCAAGATATGCAAAGAATATAACTATGGTGCATCAATTTGACTATTTCCAAGGGGAAAAATCTCTTCAACAAGAAGTATTTAATAATAATAAAATAAAAGTGATTTGGAATGCAGAAATTAGGAATGCTTTTGGTGAAAATAAATTAGAACAGGTTTTAGTAGAAAATCTAAAGACAAAGGAACAATATAAGATAAATGTTGATGGTATATTTGTTTATATAGGCATGGTTCCTAACACAGATTTATATAAAAGTTATATAAATTTAGATGAAAGAGGATATATCATAGCTGATGAAAATACAAAGACAAATGTAGAGGGAGTTTTTGCAGCAGGTGATGTGAGAACAAAGCAATTTAGACAGTTAGTAACAGCTAATTCAGATGGAGCTATAGCAGCATTATCTGCAGAAAAATATATATCTCAAAAAAGGAGGGAAAACAATGATTAA
- a CDS encoding glutaredoxin family protein, with the protein MIKIYSIPTCPYCNKAKAYFDSKDIEYKDINVSEDKNGKEEMIEKSRQQSVPVIDINGEIIIGFNRIAIDKALQK; encoded by the coding sequence ATGATTAAAATATATTCAATACCAACATGTCCTTATTGTAATAAGGCAAAAGCTTATTTTGACTCAAAAGATATAGAGTATAAAGATATCAATGTATCAGAAGATAAAAATGGAAAAGAAGAAATGATAGAAAAATCAAGGCAACAATCTGTACCTGTAATAGATATTAATGGTGAAATTATAATTGGATTTAATAGAATTGCTATAGATAAAGCGCTACAAAAATAA